One segment of Trachemys scripta elegans isolate TJP31775 chromosome 1, CAS_Tse_1.0, whole genome shotgun sequence DNA contains the following:
- the DONSON gene encoding protein downstream neighbor of Son: protein MCAAVPGYSPGFKRPPETLRLKRKRARRSEAASPPCPQADPAAAPRPFPRPGRRNPFSSLDNAPRPGTAVHRPPDTPELQEQRPPPGSQAPRHPLWQFLDPLQENKSTWKEECSERADTTLTNDLHLPVSIPDVSSSPSTEFPADWSIKTRLLFTSSQPFTWAEHLKAQEEAQGFAQHCRATSINFPQSIQEPKLSTELRCAFQQSLIYWLHPSLPWLQLFPRIGADRKIAGKTSLWSHDETLQQVLMSEWSVSFTSLYNLLKAKLCPYFYVCTYQFTVLFRAAGLAGSDVITAVISPTTRGLREAMRNEGIEFSLPLVEETRSKTQKNSETNLDTEVNSPETGKNTEDGEEQGVSDDESFSWLEEMGVQDKIKKPDAISIKLRKEKNEVQVDHKPESVALVKGTNTFMLLNFLINCKSLVAAAGPQAGLPPTLLSPVAFRGATMQMLKARSINVKTPVHSCYNDIFSLEIMGPVMPHCLHTLTMLLKSAQRGAFSAVLYTHEPTAVFNTNTERILNKETMWKDLTKCGLHLKTLDQLIQRPTLGKSSIRFLEMRDYAYIWKS from the exons atGTGCGCCGCGGTGCCCGGCTACTCGCCCGGCTTCAAGAGGCCGCCGGAGACGCTGCGGCTGAAGCGGAAAAGGGCCCGGAGGAGCGAGGCcgcctccccgccctgcccccaggcGGACCCGGCCGCCGCCCCGCGCCCTTTCCCCAGACCGGGGCGGCGCAATCCCTTCTCCAGCCTGGACAACGCGCCGCGCCCCGGCACCGCCGTACACCGCCCCCCGGACACCCCTGAGCTGCAGGAGCAGCGGCCCCCGCCGGGGAGCCAGgcccccagacaccccctctgGCAG ttTTTAGATCCTCTTCAAGAAAATAAATCCACCTGGAAAGAAGAGTGTTCTGAAAGAGCAGATACCACATTAACCAAT GATCTTCATTTACCTGTTTCCATACCTGATGTTTCCTCCTCACCAAGCACAGAATTTCCTGCAGACTGGAGTATTAAAACTCGACTTCTATTCACTTCTTCCCAACCTTTTACTTGGGCAGAGCATTTAAAGGCACAAGAAGAAGCTCAAGGATTTGCCCAGCACTGTAGAGCAACATCAATCAATTTCCCACAAAGCATACAG GAACCAAAGCTGTCCACGGAACTCCGCTGTGCATTCCAGCAAAGTCTTATTTATTGGCTTCACCCTTCACTGCCATGGCTACAGCTATTCCCTCGTATTGGAGCAGATAGGAAAATAGCTGGAAAGACTAGTCTTTGGTCACATGATGAAACACTGCAACAGGTTCTAATGAGTGAGTG GTCTGTCAGTTTTACTTCCCTATATAATCTTCTCAAAGCCAAGCTGTGTCCCTATTTTTATGTTTGTACCTACCAATTTACTGTGCTGTTTCGTGCAGCAGGCCTTGCAGGAAGTGATGTTATCACAGCTGTTATTTCCCCCACAACCAGGGGTTTAAGGGAAGCCATGAGAAATGAAG GCATAGAATTTTCTTTACCTTTGGTAGAAGAAACTAGGAGCAAGACCCAGAAAAACTCCGAAACAAACTTGGATACAGAAGTTAACAGTCCTGAAACAGGCAAAAATACTGAAGATGGAGA GGAACAAGGAGTGAGTGATGATGAAAGTTTCTCTTGGCTTGAGGAGATGGGAGTCCAAGACAAGATTAAAAAGCCAGATGCAATTTCTATCAAACT CCgtaaagagaaaaatgaagtgcAAGTGGATCACAAGCCTGAATCTGTTGCATTAGTGAAAGGAACAAACACATTCATGTTGCTGAACTTCTTGATAAACTGTAAGAGTTTAGTAGCTGCTGCAGGCCCTCAAGCAGGACTCCCACCAACACTGCTGTCCCCAGTTGCTTTTCGAGGTGCAACAATGCAAATGCTCAAG GCTCGAAGCATCAATGTGAAAACACCGGTTCACTCATGTTATAATGATATATTTAGCTTGGAGATCATGGGTCCTGTCATGCCTCATTGTCTGCATACTTTGACCATGCTGCTCAAATCTGCACAGAGGGGAGCTTTTTCTGCTGTATTATACACCCATGAGCCAACAGCAGTGTTTAACACTAACACAGAGAGAATCTTAAATAAG GAAACTATGTGGAAGGACCTCACTAAGTGTGGATTGCATCTTAAAACGTTGGATCAATTGATTCAACGTCCAACATTAGGAAAGTCTTCCATACGATTCCTAGAAATGAGAGACTATGCTTACATCTGGAAATCCTAA